Proteins from a single region of Thermoanaerobacter uzonensis DSM 18761:
- a CDS encoding sigma-54 interaction domain-containing protein — MPKNIDKSFLFSEEMEFLFESVFDKLPIAFDILDAEGNIRMMNKTFLDFLGLEKEKVINRYVLDVDRNSRFPLVLKTGQNEIAYRHKFANGKEAIVHRIAIKDGDEVIGGFGMILFEDLNELRKLIEKNRLLETELNHYKKTLRKIPGARYSWESIVGKSDAIIECKKKAIKMASMGSNILIYGESGVGKELFAQAIHNSSSRRDYPFVTVNCAAIPEQLMESELFGYEEGAFTGAQKGGKIGKFELANHGTIFLDEIGDMPYTMQAKLLRVLQEGEIERVGGKEPIRVDVRVISATNKDLQKLIKEGKFRSDLFYRINVLMLNVPPLRERRGDIPLLIDHFLYLLAQNSGIYKKVSKEVYDILEKYDWPGNIRELRNAVERMVVNSEGDTIRKTDIPLYILNKEIPIRKKGSGLQQMLEEFEEKIILETLKECNYNKSQAAEILKIPRSRLYRKLKKFNILEDNEVK; from the coding sequence ATGCCGAAAAACATTGATAAATCCTTTTTGTTTAGTGAAGAAATGGAATTTTTATTTGAGAGTGTTTTTGACAAACTGCCAATTGCTTTTGATATACTTGATGCAGAAGGTAATATAAGAATGATGAATAAAACGTTTTTAGATTTTTTAGGCTTGGAAAAAGAAAAAGTTATTAACAGATATGTATTGGACGTTGATCGAAACTCGCGATTTCCTCTTGTTTTAAAAACAGGACAGAACGAGATTGCCTATAGACATAAGTTTGCCAATGGAAAAGAAGCTATTGTGCATAGAATTGCGATAAAAGATGGCGACGAGGTTATTGGCGGTTTTGGAATGATTTTGTTTGAGGATTTAAATGAACTTAGAAAACTCATAGAAAAAAACAGGCTTTTAGAGACTGAACTTAATCACTATAAAAAAACATTAAGAAAAATTCCTGGTGCCAGGTATTCATGGGAGAGTATTGTTGGAAAAAGTGATGCAATAATTGAGTGTAAGAAAAAAGCTATAAAGATGGCTAGTATGGGTTCCAATATTCTTATATATGGAGAAAGTGGGGTAGGGAAAGAACTTTTTGCTCAGGCAATCCACAATTCAAGTAGCAGAAGAGATTATCCATTTGTGACTGTAAATTGTGCTGCTATACCAGAGCAGTTAATGGAATCAGAGCTATTTGGTTATGAAGAAGGCGCTTTTACAGGAGCTCAAAAAGGTGGCAAAATAGGTAAGTTTGAGCTTGCAAATCATGGTACTATCTTTTTAGACGAAATAGGTGATATGCCGTATACAATGCAAGCAAAACTTCTAAGAGTGCTTCAAGAAGGAGAAATAGAAAGAGTAGGTGGCAAAGAACCTATTAGAGTTGATGTACGTGTGATTTCGGCAACTAACAAAGACCTTCAAAAGCTTATTAAAGAGGGGAAATTTAGGAGCGATTTATTTTACAGAATAAATGTATTAATGCTTAATGTTCCACCATTGCGTGAAAGAAGAGGAGATATTCCACTTTTGATAGATCATTTTTTGTACCTTTTGGCTCAGAATTCTGGAATATACAAAAAAGTTTCTAAGGAAGTGTATGACATTTTGGAGAAATATGATTGGCCAGGCAACATAAGGGAACTTAGAAATGCAGTTGAGCGAATGGTTGTCAATTCGGAAGGTGATACAATTAGGAAAACAGACATTCCTCTTTATATTCTAAACAAAGAGATACCCATAAGGAAGAAAGGGTCGGGACTTCAGCAAATGCTTGAAGAATTTGAAGAGAAGATAATCCTTGAGACTTTAAAAGAGTGTAATTATAATAAATCACAAGCAGCAGAAATATTAAAAATACCAAGGTCAAGACTTTATCGAAAGCTAAAAAAGTTTAATATTCTCGAAGATAATGAAGTAAAATGA
- a CDS encoding ABC transporter substrate-binding protein, producing the protein MIKKLGLVIVGIFLLTVLVSGCTSNATSANKEPIKIGFIAGMSGPNAELGNGQKMAIELAVEQWNKKGGIDGRKIELIERDDHYNTTDTVNAANELINNYKVVAIVGPTGSGNAKALLPVVKAKGIPLMITNSMDNEFTNPVIPNVYRFAMPNWVQEQMAIDYALKNNMTRIAVINDTSGYGKPGGDDIVKMLKEKGITPVAREEYKPGDLDVTAQVLRIKNANPQILIIWGMAADAANIKKTMVANGLNIPMIGGNPLVMKSYRDIAGSAIGETITTYLDTYLRKPFRPEAIKFAKAWKEKYPDDKVFYGPGDEPWYYLNMPAQTYDAVNVLLTAIKNAKSTDSKKIIEELDKIRDYKGVTNKISFSPDDHDAQGPENNVYCYITQDGVFELKK; encoded by the coding sequence ATGATAAAAAAATTAGGTTTAGTAATTGTTGGTATCTTTTTGCTAACTGTTTTAGTTTCAGGGTGTACTTCAAATGCCACTTCAGCTAATAAAGAACCGATAAAGATAGGATTTATTGCAGGAATGAGCGGCCCTAATGCCGAATTGGGTAATGGTCAGAAAATGGCTATAGAATTAGCGGTTGAACAGTGGAATAAAAAGGGAGGAATTGATGGGCGGAAAATAGAGCTTATCGAAAGAGATGATCATTACAATACAACAGATACAGTCAATGCTGCTAATGAACTTATCAATAACTACAAGGTTGTAGCAATTGTAGGACCTACTGGAAGTGGTAATGCAAAAGCATTATTACCCGTTGTTAAAGCAAAAGGAATACCTCTTATGATTACAAATAGTATGGATAACGAGTTTACTAATCCTGTTATTCCTAATGTATATAGGTTTGCTATGCCAAATTGGGTACAGGAACAAATGGCAATTGATTATGCATTAAAAAATAATATGACTAGAATTGCTGTTATAAATGATACTTCCGGTTATGGTAAACCCGGGGGTGATGACATAGTCAAAATGCTAAAAGAAAAAGGTATAACACCTGTGGCTAGAGAAGAGTATAAACCTGGTGATCTTGATGTAACGGCACAAGTTCTCAGAATCAAAAATGCTAATCCGCAAATTCTTATAATATGGGGTATGGCGGCAGATGCTGCTAATATAAAGAAGACAATGGTAGCAAATGGATTAAACATACCAATGATAGGTGGAAATCCATTAGTCATGAAGAGTTATAGAGACATAGCAGGTTCAGCTATTGGAGAGACAATTACTACTTATCTTGATACGTATTTAAGAAAACCTTTTAGACCTGAAGCAATTAAATTTGCAAAGGCATGGAAAGAAAAATATCCAGATGATAAAGTTTTTTATGGTCCTGGAGATGAACCGTGGTATTATCTTAATATGCCTGCCCAAACTTACGATGCAGTAAACGTATTGTTAACTGCGATAAAAAATGCAAAATCTACAGATTCAAAAAAGATAATAGAAGAACTTGATAAAATTCGTGACTATAAGGGTGTGACTAATAAAATATCTTTTAGTCCTGATGATCATGATGCGCAAGGCCCAGAAAATAATGTATATTGTTATATAACCCAAGATGGGGTTTTTGAATTGAAAAAATAG
- a CDS encoding acetyl-CoA hydrolase/transferase family protein, with product MDYKELYKRKLVSVEEVLSKIGSGDEIVSAMAASEPQGILSKLHTIKDRVNDVTVVVCLPMKDYDFFMDPSMKGHFLTESWFYTAGLREAHKHGTVSFIPNHLHLASTKRLHYRKPRFFLGTATPMDKHGYLSLSLGITYEKDILENADYVVLEINENLPRTYGDTQIHISEVDFVVENHAPVPEIPIVEPNEKDKIIGNYIAELVEDGSTIQLGIGGIPNAVAKALLNKKDLGIHTEMFTEGMVDLFEAGVITNKKKTLWKGKSIATFALGTKKLYDFIDDNMGVEFQRGAVVNDPYVIGQNYKMVSINTALQVDLTGQVCSESLGIRQFSGTGGQADTAVGAQISKGGKSIIALYSSVKNDAISTIVPTLTEGAAVTLSRNDVDYIVTEYGIAEMRGRSIRDRVRNLINIAHPKFRDELREKAKELMIW from the coding sequence ATGGACTATAAAGAATTATACAAAAGAAAACTAGTTTCTGTAGAAGAAGTTTTATCAAAAATCGGAAGTGGAGATGAAATAGTTTCTGCTATGGCTGCTTCAGAACCTCAAGGCATTTTAAGTAAACTTCACACTATAAAAGATAGAGTAAATGATGTAACGGTTGTTGTATGTCTTCCAATGAAAGACTACGACTTTTTTATGGACCCATCAATGAAAGGGCATTTTCTTACCGAATCATGGTTTTATACTGCAGGACTCCGTGAAGCACATAAACACGGGACAGTATCTTTTATACCAAATCATCTTCATTTAGCTTCAACAAAAAGATTACACTATAGAAAACCTAGGTTTTTCCTAGGAACGGCTACTCCAATGGATAAACATGGATATCTATCATTATCTTTAGGCATTACTTATGAAAAAGATATTCTTGAAAACGCTGATTATGTTGTCTTAGAAATAAATGAAAATTTACCAAGGACTTATGGTGATACACAAATTCATATAAGTGAAGTTGACTTTGTTGTTGAGAATCACGCTCCTGTCCCTGAAATTCCTATTGTAGAGCCAAATGAAAAAGATAAAATAATAGGAAATTATATAGCTGAATTAGTAGAGGATGGTTCAACGATTCAATTAGGAATAGGTGGAATACCCAATGCTGTGGCAAAAGCACTTTTAAATAAAAAGGACCTTGGCATACACACAGAGATGTTTACAGAAGGAATGGTAGATTTATTCGAAGCCGGGGTAATCACCAATAAGAAAAAGACCTTATGGAAAGGAAAATCTATAGCTACATTTGCGCTTGGTACTAAGAAACTATATGATTTTATAGATGATAATATGGGAGTAGAATTTCAAAGAGGTGCAGTGGTCAATGACCCGTACGTAATAGGTCAAAATTATAAAATGGTATCTATAAATACTGCACTCCAGGTAGATTTAACAGGTCAAGTTTGTTCAGAATCTCTGGGTATAAGGCAATTCAGTGGGACAGGGGGACAAGCAGACACGGCAGTAGGGGCACAAATTTCAAAAGGAGGCAAATCTATAATAGCATTGTACTCATCAGTAAAAAACGATGCTATATCTACAATAGTTCCTACATTAACAGAAGGTGCTGCAGTAACTTTATCAAGAAATGATGTAGACTATATTGTTACAGAGTATGGCATTGCGGAAATGAGAGGACGGTCGATAAGAGACAGAGTCAGAAATTTAATAAACATTGCTCATCCTAAATTTAGAGATGAGCTCAGGGAAAAGGCTAAAGAGCTTATGATATGGTAA
- a CDS encoding acetyl-CoA C-acetyltransferase yields MREVVIISGVRTAIGKFGGTLASIPVVDLGAIVIKEALKRANIAPEQVDEVLMGNVLQAGLGQNPARQSAVKAGIPVEITSATINMVCGSGLRTVTMASQAIMTGDAEIVVAGGMESMSRAPYLLNEARFGYKMNDGKIVDSMVYDGLTDVFNQYHMGITAENVAERYGITREEQDEFALRSQKLAEAAITSGRFSDEIVPVLIPQKKGDPIEFKVDEHYRPGTTLEALSKLKPAFKPDGTVTAGNASGINDGAAALVVMSKEKAKKLGITPLATIKSYAYAGVDPSVMGLGPIYSTRKALDKAGLKIEDIDLIEANEAFAAQALAVAKELNFDMDKVNVNGGAIALGHPIGASGARILVTLLYEMRKRGSHLGLATLCIGGGMGISMIVEM; encoded by the coding sequence CAAATTTGGGGGGACATTGGCAAGTATTCCTGTTGTGGACTTGGGAGCGATTGTCATAAAAGAAGCTTTGAAAAGAGCAAATATTGCTCCAGAACAAGTGGATGAGGTACTTATGGGAAATGTCTTGCAGGCAGGATTAGGACAAAATCCAGCAAGGCAGTCGGCAGTGAAAGCAGGAATTCCAGTTGAAATAACATCTGCAACAATTAATATGGTTTGTGGATCAGGACTTAGAACTGTAACGATGGCATCACAGGCTATTATGACAGGGGATGCAGAGATTGTTGTTGCAGGCGGAATGGAAAGCATGTCAAGAGCTCCGTACCTTCTCAATGAAGCTCGATTTGGATATAAAATGAATGATGGTAAAATAGTGGACTCTATGGTGTATGATGGCTTGACAGATGTGTTTAATCAATACCACATGGGTATAACAGCTGAAAATGTTGCTGAAAGATATGGAATTACAAGGGAAGAGCAAGACGAATTTGCACTAAGAAGCCAGAAACTTGCAGAAGCTGCAATTACATCAGGAAGGTTTAGCGATGAAATTGTACCTGTGTTAATCCCGCAGAAAAAAGGTGATCCAATAGAATTCAAAGTTGATGAGCATTATAGACCTGGTACTACATTAGAAGCTCTTTCAAAATTAAAACCTGCTTTTAAACCGGATGGAACAGTTACAGCAGGGAATGCATCTGGTATAAATGATGGAGCAGCTGCTTTGGTAGTTATGTCTAAAGAAAAGGCAAAAAAATTAGGAATTACTCCCCTTGCTACTATAAAGTCTTATGCTTATGCAGGAGTAGACCCGAGCGTTATGGGATTAGGTCCTATTTACTCTACAAGGAAGGCTCTTGATAAAGCAGGCTTAAAAATTGAAGACATTGACCTTATAGAAGCTAATGAAGCCTTTGCAGCCCAGGCATTAGCAGTTGCGAAAGAACTTAATTTTGATATGGATAAAGTAAACGTAAACGGTGGTGCAATAGCTTTAGGCCATCCTATTGGTGCAAGTGGAGCCAGAATTTTAGTGACACTCCTTTACGAGATGAGAAAGAGAGGTTCCCATCTTGGGCTTGCGACACTTTGCATAGGTGGTGGCATGGGCATATCAATGATTGTAGAAATGTAA
- a CDS encoding 3-oxoacyl-ACP synthase: MERKDINVGIVGTGLYIPETYMTAEDIAKETGIPEEIIKTKFGIIKKPIPGPEDHTCYMGIQAAKDCLKRTGVDPKEIDLIIYISEEHKEYLLWTSGIKLQYEIGAENAWAFDMALRCGTAVAALKIAKDMMVADDNINTVMIAGGYRNVDFIDYKNPRVSFMYDLAAGGGAILLKKNYNRNIVLEASIITDGSFSEDVAVVGGGTKYPVSHEMIDKGLYKLDVLNMEHMKKGLEEKSMPNFLGVIKESLRKSGYTPSDIGYLAILHMKRSAHEFILNELGLSPDKSIYLENYGHMGQIDQILSTQLALEGGKIKDGDIVVWVSAGIGYVWDAITIKWGPIE, from the coding sequence ATGGAAAGAAAGGATATTAACGTAGGGATTGTTGGAACAGGACTTTACATTCCTGAGACATATATGACGGCTGAAGATATAGCAAAAGAAACAGGTATACCTGAAGAAATTATAAAAACCAAATTTGGAATTATAAAAAAGCCTATACCAGGACCAGAAGACCATACTTGCTATATGGGGATACAAGCGGCAAAAGACTGTCTTAAAAGAACTGGTGTTGATCCAAAAGAAATAGACCTCATTATATATATAAGCGAAGAACACAAAGAATATCTACTTTGGACATCTGGTATCAAATTACAATACGAAATAGGAGCAGAAAATGCGTGGGCTTTTGATATGGCGTTAAGGTGCGGTACAGCAGTTGCAGCTTTGAAGATAGCGAAAGATATGATGGTTGCAGATGATAATATTAATACCGTTATGATTGCTGGTGGATACAGAAACGTTGACTTTATTGATTATAAGAATCCGCGCGTATCCTTCATGTATGACCTTGCTGCAGGAGGAGGAGCAATTCTCCTTAAGAAAAATTATAATAGGAACATTGTACTTGAGGCATCAATTATAACAGATGGTTCCTTTTCTGAAGATGTTGCTGTTGTCGGTGGAGGGACAAAATATCCTGTAAGCCATGAAATGATTGATAAAGGACTATATAAATTAGATGTTTTAAATATGGAACATATGAAAAAAGGCCTTGAAGAAAAATCGATGCCTAATTTTTTAGGTGTGATTAAAGAATCTCTAAGGAAAAGCGGATATACACCTTCCGATATTGGCTATCTTGCGATACTTCACATGAAAAGGTCTGCTCATGAATTTATTTTAAATGAACTAGGCTTATCTCCTGACAAATCGATTTACTTAGAAAACTATGGGCATATGGGTCAGATCGACCAGATACTTTCAACCCAACTTGCCCTAGAAGGAGGAAAAATAAAAGATGGTGATATAGTCGTGTGGGTAAGTGCAGGGATAGGCTATGTATGGGATGCAATTACAATAAAGTGGGGACCTATAGAATAA
- a CDS encoding MaoC family dehydratase, whose amino-acid sequence MGKTINELKIGDKDYFEKTITETDVYLYAGITGDFNPAHINQVASEKTMFKGRIAHGMLTAGLISAILGTKLPGPGTIYLGQELKFTKPVRIGDTIKAEVEVVEIIPEKNRVKLKTICTNQNNEVVLEGMATVLAPTKE is encoded by the coding sequence ATGGGGAAAACGATTAATGAATTAAAAATTGGTGACAAAGACTATTTTGAGAAAACAATTACAGAAACAGATGTATATTTATATGCTGGGATTACAGGTGATTTTAATCCTGCCCATATTAATCAGGTAGCATCTGAAAAAACAATGTTTAAGGGAAGGATAGCTCACGGAATGTTGACAGCGGGGTTAATTTCTGCTATTTTGGGTACTAAGTTACCAGGACCGGGAACTATTTATCTTGGTCAAGAATTGAAGTTTACAAAACCTGTAAGGATTGGCGATACAATCAAAGCTGAGGTAGAAGTAGTAGAAATCATCCCTGAAAAAAATCGAGTTAAATTAAAAACAATATGTACAAATCAAAATAACGAAGTTGTACTGGAGGGCATGGCGACAGTACTTGCACCAACAAAGGAGTAA
- a CDS encoding esterase/lipase family protein: protein MKKIRVFPLLVIMSLLLFQGHYKATSYFDPTPIKTFTDSKYWAKVELLRDSNPNIGQEKFITDNQQKDPEIIKEFNNNPQPNSQYFLLHYAPGWDTGTKPYPVILVHGAGHNGNFFADPKGDSSITGLMQYLSQKGYKVFAVTFAHPHGDNYIQREILADAIQKVKAVTGASKVDIIAHSKGNMSARMYVSNVKESWGVDFGKDVRRYIQLGAPNGGIDFTFRNPNMAWGIMTTGAYGPVPYTYMLIYGLWYNTTYHSIYTEGGAYPGQLQMLARWDSVYPLNTTQQDWYTTYYGGWGFASYSYGIDYAIKEGGNLINTLQNSPVDPSVEIAVLAGDYNYINGVQWETTGPSDGLVFVKSATDTSAMTKSGAKLLAKDIYHLNHLELTYDKSAMDWIDAQLSK, encoded by the coding sequence ATGAAGAAGATAAGAGTATTTCCTTTATTGGTAATAATGTCGTTGTTATTATTTCAAGGACATTATAAAGCAACATCATATTTTGACCCAACGCCAATAAAAACCTTTACAGACTCCAAATACTGGGCTAAAGTGGAACTTTTAAGGGATAGCAATCCTAATATAGGACAAGAAAAATTCATAACAGATAACCAACAAAAAGATCCAGAAATTATCAAAGAATTTAACAACAATCCTCAACCAAATTCACAATATTTTTTGCTCCATTATGCACCCGGTTGGGATACAGGCACAAAGCCATATCCTGTAATTCTTGTTCATGGTGCAGGACATAATGGAAATTTCTTTGCTGATCCTAAAGGCGATAGTTCAATTACTGGTTTGATGCAATACCTTTCGCAAAAAGGTTATAAAGTTTTTGCTGTTACATTTGCGCATCCTCATGGGGACAATTACATTCAAAGAGAGATTCTTGCTGATGCGATTCAGAAGGTTAAGGCTGTAACAGGAGCAAGTAAAGTTGATATTATAGCACATAGTAAAGGCAATATGTCTGCGAGAATGTACGTGTCAAATGTCAAAGAATCATGGGGAGTTGATTTTGGAAAAGATGTGAGAAGATATATCCAGCTGGGAGCTCCAAATGGTGGAATTGACTTTACTTTTAGGAATCCAAATATGGCATGGGGTATAATGACAACAGGCGCATATGGTCCCGTTCCTTACACATATATGTTAATTTATGGATTATGGTACAATACCACCTATCACAGTATATATACAGAAGGTGGTGCCTATCCAGGACAACTTCAGATGTTAGCAAGATGGGATAGTGTATATCCTCTAAATACAACGCAGCAAGATTGGTATACAACTTATTATGGAGGATGGGGATTTGCTAGTTATTCTTATGGGATAGATTATGCAATTAAAGAAGGTGGAAATCTTATTAATACATTACAGAATTCCCCTGTAGATCCTTCTGTAGAAATAGCTGTGTTGGCTGGAGATTATAATTATATAAATGGTGTTCAGTGGGAGACCACAGGGCCCAGTGATGGATTAGTATTTGTAAAAAGTGCTACTGATACATCGGCAATGACAAAATCAGGGGCAAAACTTTTAGCGAAAGACATATACCATTTGAATCACCTTGAGCTGACATATGATAAATCAGCTATGGATTGGATAGATGCACAATTGTCAAAATAG
- a CDS encoding alpha/beta fold hydrolase: MAKVRVNNIELYYEIHGNGQPLVLIEGLACSKWMWFKQINELKKHFKVIVFDLRGIGDSDKPDMEYSIKLFADDTAALVTELGFKKVHVLGVSMGGYIAQELALEYPALVDRLILCSTHYGGPNIVPIPLSTLSIMLNGAGAGNALENLRIAMSLSFSDEYLSTHKDEFEQIVKWKFEKPQPFYAYKRQFYAGLAFDEESRVHLIKSPTLIMAGKDDKIVPYENALLLHSKIEDSEVEFFDNAGHLFFIEKAEEVNQKIVEFLTKPIGGDEKWKERILT; encoded by the coding sequence ATGGCAAAAGTCAGAGTTAATAATATTGAATTATACTATGAAATACACGGAAATGGTCAACCTCTTGTACTAATAGAAGGCCTTGCTTGTTCGAAATGGATGTGGTTTAAACAGATAAATGAGTTAAAAAAGCATTTTAAGGTTATTGTTTTTGACTTGAGGGGTATTGGTGATTCTGATAAACCTGATATGGAATATTCTATTAAGCTGTTTGCTGATGATACAGCGGCTCTGGTAACAGAACTTGGATTTAAAAAAGTTCATGTACTTGGGGTTTCTATGGGTGGTTATATAGCACAAGAACTTGCTTTGGAATATCCTGCTCTTGTTGATAGGTTGATATTATGTTCTACTCATTATGGAGGACCAAATATCGTGCCAATACCATTATCTACTCTTAGCATTATGTTGAATGGAGCAGGTGCAGGTAATGCACTGGAAAATTTGCGAATTGCTATGTCTTTAAGTTTTAGCGATGAATATCTTTCTACTCATAAAGATGAATTTGAACAAATTGTGAAATGGAAATTTGAAAAGCCGCAACCATTTTACGCTTATAAAAGACAATTTTACGCTGGATTAGCATTTGATGAAGAATCAAGAGTTCATTTGATTAAATCTCCTACTTTAATAATGGCAGGTAAAGACGATAAAATCGTACCTTATGAAAATGCTCTTTTATTGCATTCAAAAATTGAGGACTCAGAAGTTGAATTTTTTGATAATGCAGGACACTTGTTTTTTATAGAAAAAGCAGAGGAAGTGAATCAAAAAATTGTAGAGTTTTTAACAAAACCTATAGGAGGAGATGAAAAATGGAAAGAAAGGATATTAACGTAG
- a CDS encoding branched-chain amino acid ABC transporter permease, translated as MYALVAMGYNLTFWTLKIINFAQGDLLMIVVMLSLSFGILWFKLPMVLAVIIALIIAALFGVLLQKVAISPLLKNPSSSGWIVSTMGAGIVLQSIAVMLWGTIEMAFPYFSGKQVIIKISSATLDMQWLIIMGVTLAIVLLFEIFVDNTIFGKAIKATAADKFAARAMGINTDKIVIFSVASSSVLAGIAGVLIAPILSANPYMGSMIGIKGFAAAVLGGMGSTKGALVGGIIIGISELLASGFINPALKDAVSLLILFGVLVFLPNGIFGQQYYEKV; from the coding sequence ATATATGCACTTGTTGCTATGGGTTATAATTTAACATTTTGGACATTAAAAATTATAAATTTTGCTCAAGGCGATCTTTTAATGATTGTTGTTATGCTTTCTTTAAGTTTTGGTATCCTGTGGTTTAAATTGCCTATGGTTTTGGCAGTTATAATTGCACTGATAATTGCTGCACTTTTTGGAGTGCTTTTGCAAAAAGTTGCAATATCACCATTACTTAAGAACCCCTCTAGTTCAGGTTGGATTGTTTCTACAATGGGAGCGGGGATAGTATTACAGAGTATTGCTGTTATGCTTTGGGGAACTATAGAAATGGCTTTTCCATATTTTTCAGGTAAACAAGTTATAATAAAAATTAGTTCTGCGACTTTAGATATGCAATGGCTCATAATTATGGGTGTTACCTTAGCTATAGTTCTACTTTTTGAAATTTTTGTTGATAACACAATTTTTGGGAAAGCGATTAAAGCAACAGCTGCAGATAAGTTTGCAGCAAGAGCAATGGGAATTAATACAGATAAGATAGTTATTTTTTCTGTTGCGTCAAGTTCTGTGTTAGCGGGAATAGCTGGTGTGTTAATAGCTCCTATATTGTCGGCAAATCCTTATATGGGTTCAATGATTGGTATTAAAGGATTTGCGGCAGCAGTTTTAGGTGGCATGGGAAGTACAAAAGGAGCATTAGTAGGTGGTATTATAATAGGAATAAGTGAGCTTTTGGCAAGCGGCTTTATAAATCCTGCTTTGAAAGATGCAGTAAGCCTTTTGATATTGTTTGGTGTACTTGTGTTTTTACCTAATGGAATATTTGGTCAACAATATTATGAAAAGGTGTGA